A stretch of the Gossypium hirsutum isolate 1008001.06 chromosome D07, Gossypium_hirsutum_v2.1, whole genome shotgun sequence genome encodes the following:
- the LOC107956185 gene encoding uncharacterized protein — MRKKIEMSTERIHIAKQKEEQARKIWEAALKALNDEEALKQKLCEDLKNLVQESSNSQFARLEELKRRLEALNPSRASALSSYVSFLFILSYYTTSSSCSIRYLYRVLGEDNFL; from the exons ATGAGAAAGAAAATCGAAATGTCAACTGAGAGAATACATATTGCGAAGCAGAAGGAAGAACAAGCACGAAAG ATTTGGGAAGCAGCATTGAAGGCTTTGAATGATGAGGAAGCACTTAAGCAGAAGTTATGTGAGGACTTAAAAAATCTG GTTCAAGAAAGCAGTAACTCCCAGTTTGCTCGACTTGAGGAATTGAAAAGGAGATTGGAAGCTCTGAACCCAAGTAGGGCATCCGCTTTGTCTAGTTATGTgagctttctttttattctttcttattACACTACAAGTAGTTCATGTAGTATCCGATACTTATATCGTGTTCTAGGAGAAGATAACTTCTTGTAA